The following are from one region of the Rhipicephalus microplus isolate Deutch F79 unplaced genomic scaffold, USDA_Rmic scaffold_25, whole genome shotgun sequence genome:
- the LOC142786547 gene encoding protein O-mannosyl-transferase TMTC1-like, with protein sequence MRCSRALRWCSTSICFILVLLFAARTWNRNSVWASREALFESGVRDLPGNAKVHYNYANLQKDIGNSDLAVKHYRLAIALWPNHASAHNNLGTVLTSAEESEQHFRYALNVNANHPGAHFNLANIYSKQGQKDVARALLERALELDPDFCEAYSSLAALMAEKGDLVEAERLHQMALRSDDRNADARNNYGTFLQSHGRAEEAMAQYQQALDIQQNHTVALLNAARSLHSMNLNIQAESLYKRALTVEPDPQVMDNLAVFYVNAGRLAEARELFEDTHRRFPEHRESKVHHAQLLIQLRSFRAAEDLLLDVIEHNSTDRGALHTAALLYNHINRTVEALDYILKALKLCDVDDLRCAKIHSDHGDILKDLGDLSSSAKSYELAIRLDHGLAHAHLNLAVIRHLESDYQGAFRHYQVAHSLDPENKLITDNMAKLRRRITRPLTPFHDCV encoded by the exons ATGCGGTGCTCTAGAGCGCTCCGGTGGTGCTCTACAAGCATCTGCTTCATTCTAGTGCTGCTTTTCGCTGCCCGCACCTGGAACAGGAACAGCGTGTGGGCGTCCAGAGAAGCCCTGTTCGA ATCCGGTGTAAGGGACCTTCCAGGAAACGCAAAGGTGCATTACAATTACGCTAATCTGCAGAAGGACATTGGGAACTCAGATTTGGCCGTCAAACACTACCGGCTAGCAATTGC GTTGTGGCCAAATCACGCCAGCGCTCACAATAACTTGGGCACTGTGCTGACGTCAGCGGAGGAATCTGAACAACACTTCCGGTACGCCTTGAACGTGAATGCAAACCACCCAGGGGCTCATTTTAACCTGGCGAATATCTACAG CAAGCAAGGCCAAAAGGACGTCGCAAGAGCTCTGCTCGAGCGTGCGCTGGAGCTTGATCCAGACTTCTGCGAGGCGTACTCGTCGCTTGCGGCCCTCATGGCTGAAAAGGGTGACCTCGTTGAAGCAGAGAGGTTGCACCAGATGGCGTTACGCAGCGATGACCGAAATGCGGATGCCCGCAACAACTACGGCACATTCCTTCAGTCACACG GCCGTGCTGAAGAGGCCATGGCACAGTATCAGCAAGCTCTCGACATCCAGCAAAACCACACCGTGGCACTATTGAACGCAGCTAGAAGCCTTCACAGCATGAACCTCAACATCCAGGCCGAGAGTCTCTACAAGAG GGCCCTCACTGTTGAGCCGGATCCACAGGTGATGGACAACCTGGCTGTGTTCTACGTCAACGCTGGCCGCCTGGCCGAAGCaagagagctgtttgaggatacTCACAGGCGTTTCCCGGAGCACCGTGAAAGCAAGGTTCACCAT GCTCAGCTTCTGATTCAGCTCAgaagctttcgagcagctgaagacCTCTTACTGGATGTGATTGAACACAACAGCACCGACAGAGGAGCGTTGCACACGGCTGCCCTTTTATACAATCACATCAACCGCACAGTCGAG GCACTGGACTACATTTTGAAGGCTCTAAAGCTATGCGATGTTGATGACCTGCGTTGTGCGAAAATACACAGCGACCACGGTGACATACTGAAGGACTTGGGCGACCTCAGCTCGTCGGCAAAG AGTTACGAATTGGCCATTCGTCTGGATCATGGTCTTGCTCACGCTCATCTGAATCTTGCTGTGATCAGACACTTGGAG AGTGACTACCAAGGTGCCTTTCGACACTATCAAGTTGCCCACTCATTAGACCCAGAGAACAAGCTCATTACAGACAACATGGCCAAGTTGAGGCGACGAATCACCAGGCCACTCACGCCTTTCCACGACTGTGTATAG